In Puntigrus tetrazona isolate hp1 unplaced genomic scaffold, ASM1883169v1 S000001111, whole genome shotgun sequence, a single genomic region encodes these proteins:
- the fech gene encoding ferrochelatase, mitochondrial isoform X2: MAVLGGACRLVQLVRVSPPVSLCRSVFLRRQSTAAAAAFASSAAPETQENRKPKTGILMLNMGGPEKLEDVHDFLLRLFMDTDLMQLPVQNKLGPFIAKRRTPKIQEQYSKIGGGSPIKAWTTMQGEGMVKLLDEMCPETAPHKFYIGFRYVHPLTEEAIDQMEKDGVERAVAFTQYPQYSCSTTGSSLNAIYRYYSNRSDRPKMRWSVIDRWPTHPLLIECFAEHVRNELEKFPPEKRDDVVILFSAHSLPLSVVNRGDPYPQEVGATVQRVMDRLGHCNPYRLVWQSKVGPMAWLGPQTDEVIKGLCQRGKKNLLLVPIAFTSDHIETLHELDIEYSQILGEECGVENIRRAESLNGNPLFFRKNESGTGLMNLDRL, encoded by the exons tgGTCAGGGTGAGTCCGCCGGTGAGTTTGTGCAGGAGTGTGTTTCTCAGACGGCAGTCGACGGCTGCAGCAGCTGCGTTCGCCAGCTCCGCCGCTCCAGAGACTCAAGAGAACAG gAAACCCAAAACGGGGATCCTGATGCTGAACATGGGCGGCCCGGAGAAGCTGGAAGATGTGCATGACTTCCTCTTACGGCTCTTCATGGACACAGACCTCATGCAGCTTCCGGTGCAGAA TAAACTCGGCCCTTTCATCGCCAAAAGACGAACCCCAAAGATCCAGGAGCAGTACAGTAAGATCGGAGGAGGATCTCCTATCAAAGCCTGGACCACCATGCAAGGAGAAGGGATGGTGAAGCTTCTGGACGAGATGTGTCCGGAGACGG ctCCTCACAAGTTCTACATCGGGTTCCGGTACGTTCATCCTCTGACGGAGGAGGCCATCGATCAGATGGAGAAGGATGGAGTGGAGAGAGCCGTGGCCTTCACACAGTACCCACAGTACAGCTGCTCCACCACAG gcaGCAGTCTGAATGCCATCTACAGATACTACAGCAACCGCAGCGACAGGCCCAAGATGCGCTGGAGTGTGATTGACAGATGGCCGACACACCCACTGCTGATagag TGTTTTGCTGAACATGTTCGTAATGAGCTGGAGAAGTTTCCTCCGGAGAAGAGAGACGATGTGGTGATCCTGTTCTCGGCTCACTCTCTGCCGCTGTCT GTGGTGAACCGAGGCGATCCGTATCCTCAGGAGGTCGGTGCGACGGTCCAGAGGGTGATGGACCGGTTAGGACACTGTAACCCTTACAGACTCGTCTGGCAGTCAAAG GTGGGGCCGATGGCGTGGCTGGGGCCCCAGACGGATGAGGTCATCAAGGGCCTCTGTCAGCGCGGGAAGAAGAACCTGCTGCTGGTGCCCATCGCTTTCACCAGCGACCACATCGAGACGCTGCACGAGCTGGACATCGAGTACTCGCAGATCCTCGGggaagag TGCGGTGTGGAGAACATCAGACGAGCCGAATCTCTCAACGGCAACCCGCTGTTCTTCAGG AAGAATGAAAGTGGCACAGGTTTGATGAATCTGGACCgtctctga
- the fech gene encoding ferrochelatase, mitochondrial isoform X1: MAVLGGACRLVQLVRVSPPVSLCRSVFLRRQSTAAAAAFASSAAPETQENRKPKTGILMLNMGGPEKLEDVHDFLLRLFMDTDLMQLPVQNKLGPFIAKRRTPKIQEQYSKIGGGSPIKAWTTMQGEGMVKLLDEMCPETAPHKFYIGFRYVHPLTEEAIDQMEKDGVERAVAFTQYPQYSCSTTGSSLNAIYRYYSNRSDRPKMRWSVIDRWPTHPLLIECFAEHVRNELEKFPPEKRDDVVILFSAHSLPLSVVNRGDPYPQEVGATVQRVMDRLGHCNPYRLVWQSKVGPMAWLGPQTDEVIKGLCQRGKKNLLLVPIAFTSDHIETLHELDIEYSQILGEECGVENIRRAESLNGNPLFFRALADLVQSHLKSNEPCSRQLTLRCPLCINPTCAQTKAFFASQKP, translated from the exons tgGTCAGGGTGAGTCCGCCGGTGAGTTTGTGCAGGAGTGTGTTTCTCAGACGGCAGTCGACGGCTGCAGCAGCTGCGTTCGCCAGCTCCGCCGCTCCAGAGACTCAAGAGAACAG gAAACCCAAAACGGGGATCCTGATGCTGAACATGGGCGGCCCGGAGAAGCTGGAAGATGTGCATGACTTCCTCTTACGGCTCTTCATGGACACAGACCTCATGCAGCTTCCGGTGCAGAA TAAACTCGGCCCTTTCATCGCCAAAAGACGAACCCCAAAGATCCAGGAGCAGTACAGTAAGATCGGAGGAGGATCTCCTATCAAAGCCTGGACCACCATGCAAGGAGAAGGGATGGTGAAGCTTCTGGACGAGATGTGTCCGGAGACGG ctCCTCACAAGTTCTACATCGGGTTCCGGTACGTTCATCCTCTGACGGAGGAGGCCATCGATCAGATGGAGAAGGATGGAGTGGAGAGAGCCGTGGCCTTCACACAGTACCCACAGTACAGCTGCTCCACCACAG gcaGCAGTCTGAATGCCATCTACAGATACTACAGCAACCGCAGCGACAGGCCCAAGATGCGCTGGAGTGTGATTGACAGATGGCCGACACACCCACTGCTGATagag TGTTTTGCTGAACATGTTCGTAATGAGCTGGAGAAGTTTCCTCCGGAGAAGAGAGACGATGTGGTGATCCTGTTCTCGGCTCACTCTCTGCCGCTGTCT GTGGTGAACCGAGGCGATCCGTATCCTCAGGAGGTCGGTGCGACGGTCCAGAGGGTGATGGACCGGTTAGGACACTGTAACCCTTACAGACTCGTCTGGCAGTCAAAG GTGGGGCCGATGGCGTGGCTGGGGCCCCAGACGGATGAGGTCATCAAGGGCCTCTGTCAGCGCGGGAAGAAGAACCTGCTGCTGGTGCCCATCGCTTTCACCAGCGACCACATCGAGACGCTGCACGAGCTGGACATCGAGTACTCGCAGATCCTCGGggaagag TGCGGTGTGGAGAACATCAGACGAGCCGAATCTCTCAACGGCAACCCGCTGTTCTTCAGG GCGCTGGCGGATCTGGTTCAGTCTCACCTGAAGTCTAACGAGCCGTGTTCCCGTCAGCTCACCCTCCGCTGTCCGCTCTGCATCAACCCCACCTGCGCTCAGACCAAGGCCTTCTTCGCCAGCCAGAAaccctga